One window of Papaver somniferum cultivar HN1 chromosome 9, ASM357369v1, whole genome shotgun sequence genomic DNA carries:
- the LOC113308428 gene encoding protein trichome birefringence-like 34 isoform X1 — translation MAKVYHLVLGIQGLITILVATFIVLTVYMTGKSAWLVFEDILTTSTTTLKGYSESVSLTSSCDLFSGKWVYDNLTYPLYSEKQCSFMSDQLACEKFGRKDLSYQNWRWQPDQCDLPRFNATALLERLRGKRMVYVGDSLNRNQWVSMVCLVESVIPSALKSINTNGSLITFKAIEYNATIEFYWAPLLVESNSDDPVNHRLPDRIVRAQAIEKHAIHWTDADILVFNSYLWWRRPKMKILWGSFEHPDEGMYKEMEMLRSYEMALKTWSDWLEIHVNHTKTELFFISMSPTHFWADEWSTAKEGNCYNETEPISQKHYRGRGSDPKMMNVVEKMLDELKTRGVNVKILNITQLSEYRKEGHPSMYRKQWDPLTPEQISNPASYSDCIHWCLPGVPDTWNELLYAYIFS, via the exons ATGGCCAAGGTATACCACCTGGTCTTGGGAATTCAAGGACTAATAACGATTCTAGTTGCCACATTCATTGTTCTTACAGTTTATATGACAGGCAAAAGTGCATGGCTCGTTTTTGAAGATATTCTTACAACGTCCACGACTACACTAAAGGGTTATAGCGAATCTGTATCGTTAACGTCAAGTTGTGATCTGTTTTCAGGTAAGTGGGTGTACGATAACTTGACATATCCTTTGTATTCTGAGAAACAGTGCTCATTCATGTCTGATCAGCTGGCATGTGAGAAGTTTGGAAGAAAGGATCTAAGCTATCAGAATTGGAGATGGCAGCCTGACCAGTGCGACCTACCAAG GTTCAATGCCACAGCATTACTGGAGAGATTGAGAGGGAAAAGGATGGTTTATGTTGGAGATTCACTTAACAGAAATCAGTGGGTTTCCATGGTTTGTCTGGTGGAGTCTGTAATCCCATCAGCACTCAAGTCTATTAACACCAATGGCTCTCTCATCACCTTTAAAGCCATT GAATATAATGCAACCATTGAGTTTTATTGGGCACCATTGTTGGTTGAATCGAATTCGGACGATCCCGTGAATCATCGATTACCAGACAGAATAGTGAGAGCTCAAGCAATCGAGAAACATGCAATTCATTGGACGGATGCCGACATACTTGTCTTCAATTCTTATCTTTGGTGGAGAAGACCCAAAATGAAAATCTT ATGGGGTTCTTTTGAACATCCGGATGAAGGAATGTACAAAGAGATGGAAATGCTGCGCAGCTATGAAATGGCTCTGAAAACATGGTCTGATTGGCTTGAAATTCATGTCAACCACACCAAGACCGAGCTGTTTTTTATCAGCATGTCACCTACACACTTCTG GGCAGATGAATGGAGCACGGCCAAAGAAGGCAATTGTTACAATGAAACCGAGCCAATTTCGCAAAAACATTACAGAGGTAGAGGATCAGACCCCAAAATGATGAACGTGGTCGAGAAAATGCTTGACGAGTTGAAAACTAGAGGTGTTAACGTAAAAATACTCAACATAACACAACTGTCAGAATACAGAAAAGAAGGTCATCCCTCTATGTATAGAAAACAATGGGATCCTTTAACTCCAGAACAAATATCAAACCCTGCAAGTTATTCTGATTGTATTCATTGGTGCCTCCCCGGAGTTCCGGATACTTGGAACGAGCTCCTTTATGCTTACATTTTTTCCTAA
- the LOC113308428 gene encoding protein trichome birefringence-like 34 isoform X3 codes for MSDQLACEKFGRKDLSYQNWRWQPDQCDLPRFNATALLERLRGKRMVYVGDSLNRNQWVSMVCLVESVIPSALKSINTNGSLITFKAIEYNATIEFYWAPLLVESNSDDPVNHRLPDRIVRAQAIEKHAIHWTDADILVFNSYLWWRRPKMKILWGSFEHPDEGMYKEMEMLRSYEMALKTWSDWLEIHVNHTKTELFFISMSPTHFWADEWSTAKEGNCYNETEPISQKHYRGRGSDPKMMNVVEKMLDELKTRGVNVKILNITQLSEYRKEGHPSMYRKQWDPLTPEQISNPASYSDCIHWCLPGVPDTWNELLYAYIFS; via the exons ATGTCTGATCAGCTGGCATGTGAGAAGTTTGGAAGAAAGGATCTAAGCTATCAGAATTGGAGATGGCAGCCTGACCAGTGCGACCTACCAAG GTTCAATGCCACAGCATTACTGGAGAGATTGAGAGGGAAAAGGATGGTTTATGTTGGAGATTCACTTAACAGAAATCAGTGGGTTTCCATGGTTTGTCTGGTGGAGTCTGTAATCCCATCAGCACTCAAGTCTATTAACACCAATGGCTCTCTCATCACCTTTAAAGCCATT GAATATAATGCAACCATTGAGTTTTATTGGGCACCATTGTTGGTTGAATCGAATTCGGACGATCCCGTGAATCATCGATTACCAGACAGAATAGTGAGAGCTCAAGCAATCGAGAAACATGCAATTCATTGGACGGATGCCGACATACTTGTCTTCAATTCTTATCTTTGGTGGAGAAGACCCAAAATGAAAATCTT ATGGGGTTCTTTTGAACATCCGGATGAAGGAATGTACAAAGAGATGGAAATGCTGCGCAGCTATGAAATGGCTCTGAAAACATGGTCTGATTGGCTTGAAATTCATGTCAACCACACCAAGACCGAGCTGTTTTTTATCAGCATGTCACCTACACACTTCTG GGCAGATGAATGGAGCACGGCCAAAGAAGGCAATTGTTACAATGAAACCGAGCCAATTTCGCAAAAACATTACAGAGGTAGAGGATCAGACCCCAAAATGATGAACGTGGTCGAGAAAATGCTTGACGAGTTGAAAACTAGAGGTGTTAACGTAAAAATACTCAACATAACACAACTGTCAGAATACAGAAAAGAAGGTCATCCCTCTATGTATAGAAAACAATGGGATCCTTTAACTCCAGAACAAATATCAAACCCTGCAAGTTATTCTGATTGTATTCATTGGTGCCTCCCCGGAGTTCCGGATACTTGGAACGAGCTCCTTTATGCTTACATTTTTTCCTAA
- the LOC113308428 gene encoding protein trichome birefringence-like 34 isoform X2 yields the protein MVCIGKHVRLCDVRLHLIKLACEKFGRKDLSYQNWRWQPDQCDLPRFNATALLERLRGKRMVYVGDSLNRNQWVSMVCLVESVIPSALKSINTNGSLITFKAIEYNATIEFYWAPLLVESNSDDPVNHRLPDRIVRAQAIEKHAIHWTDADILVFNSYLWWRRPKMKILWGSFEHPDEGMYKEMEMLRSYEMALKTWSDWLEIHVNHTKTELFFISMSPTHFWADEWSTAKEGNCYNETEPISQKHYRGRGSDPKMMNVVEKMLDELKTRGVNVKILNITQLSEYRKEGHPSMYRKQWDPLTPEQISNPASYSDCIHWCLPGVPDTWNELLYAYIFS from the exons ATGGTGTGCATAGGGAAGCATGTTCGACTTTGTGACGTAAGGTTGCACTTGATTAAG CTGGCATGTGAGAAGTTTGGAAGAAAGGATCTAAGCTATCAGAATTGGAGATGGCAGCCTGACCAGTGCGACCTACCAAG GTTCAATGCCACAGCATTACTGGAGAGATTGAGAGGGAAAAGGATGGTTTATGTTGGAGATTCACTTAACAGAAATCAGTGGGTTTCCATGGTTTGTCTGGTGGAGTCTGTAATCCCATCAGCACTCAAGTCTATTAACACCAATGGCTCTCTCATCACCTTTAAAGCCATT GAATATAATGCAACCATTGAGTTTTATTGGGCACCATTGTTGGTTGAATCGAATTCGGACGATCCCGTGAATCATCGATTACCAGACAGAATAGTGAGAGCTCAAGCAATCGAGAAACATGCAATTCATTGGACGGATGCCGACATACTTGTCTTCAATTCTTATCTTTGGTGGAGAAGACCCAAAATGAAAATCTT ATGGGGTTCTTTTGAACATCCGGATGAAGGAATGTACAAAGAGATGGAAATGCTGCGCAGCTATGAAATGGCTCTGAAAACATGGTCTGATTGGCTTGAAATTCATGTCAACCACACCAAGACCGAGCTGTTTTTTATCAGCATGTCACCTACACACTTCTG GGCAGATGAATGGAGCACGGCCAAAGAAGGCAATTGTTACAATGAAACCGAGCCAATTTCGCAAAAACATTACAGAGGTAGAGGATCAGACCCCAAAATGATGAACGTGGTCGAGAAAATGCTTGACGAGTTGAAAACTAGAGGTGTTAACGTAAAAATACTCAACATAACACAACTGTCAGAATACAGAAAAGAAGGTCATCCCTCTATGTATAGAAAACAATGGGATCCTTTAACTCCAGAACAAATATCAAACCCTGCAAGTTATTCTGATTGTATTCATTGGTGCCTCCCCGGAGTTCCGGATACTTGGAACGAGCTCCTTTATGCTTACATTTTTTCCTAA